The Arachis hypogaea cultivar Tifrunner chromosome 16, arahy.Tifrunner.gnm2.J5K5, whole genome shotgun sequence genome contains a region encoding:
- the LOC112759031 gene encoding transcription factor bHLH67, which translates to MRKGLGDAFELWNLRFELFGEHLEVNCLEQGFVDRESNFKVKEDEHEEQTLISSLEGNMPFLQMLQSVESPPFSPFKDPNFQALLRPQHLKKPWEGTPYIPTLESEINEFEQYTRSGSDAAWANKKTNSQHKDTRLSKHHHQERVRKRKRGRESKDKDKEEVENQRMTHIAVERNRRRQMNEHLSVLKSLMHPSYIQRGDHASIIGGAIDFVKELEQLVETLEAQRRMRNKEEEDGGMRSSASSSRKEEASGGNEAKAERRSKVGGIEVSVIQSHVNLRIQCEKRAGLLINAIVALENLRLPILHLNITSSDSSVLYSFSLKIEEDSKLGSANEIAEAVDKILTSLTH; encoded by the exons TTGTTTGGTGAGCACCTAGAAGTGAATTGCTTGGAACAAGGTTTTGTCGATAGAGAGAGTAACTTCAAAGTCAAGGAGGATGAACATGAAGAACAAACTTTGATATCAAGCTTGGAGGGTAACATGCCATTCCTTCAGATGCTTCAAAGCGTGGAATCCCCTCCATTTTCTCCCttcaaagatccaaactttcagGCACTATTAAGACCGCAGCATCTTAAGAAACCATGGGAAGGGACGCCCTACATACCCACATTGGAATCCGAAATCAATGAATTTGAACAGTACACACGTTCAGGCAGTGATGCTGCTTGGGCTAATAAGAAGACAAACTCCCAGCATAAAGATACCAGGTTATCGAAACATCATCATCAGGAACGggtgaggaagaggaagagaggaagagaaagtAAAGACAAGGACAAGGAAGAGGTTGAGAACCAGCGCATGACCCACATTGCTGTGGAACGCAATAGGCGGCGCCAAATGAATGAGCATCTCAGTGTTCTAAAGTCTCTCATGCACCCTTCCTATATTCAAAGG GGTGACCATGCATCAATCATAGGGGGTGCAATAGACTTTGTGAAGGAATTGGAGCAGTTAGTTGAAACCCTTGAGGCCCAAAGAAGGATgagaaacaaggaagaagaggatggtggaatgaggTCATCAGCATCATCCAGCAGGAAAGAAGAAGCAAGTGGTGGCAATGAGGCTAAGGCAGAGAGAAGGTCAAAGGTGGGAGGCATTGAGGTGAGTGTGATTCAAAGCCATGTCAACTTGAGAATTCAGTGCGAGAAGAGAGCAGGGCTATTGATAAATGCAATCGTTGCATTGGAGAACCTAAGGCTCCCTATTCTTCATCTCAACATCACATCCTCAGATTCTTCAGTTCTCTATTCTTTCAGTCTCAAG ATTGAAGAAGACAGCAAGTTAGGGTCAGCAAATGAAATTGCAGAGGCAGTTGATAAGATATTGACTTCATTAACACATTAA
- the LOC140180066 gene encoding serine/threonine-protein phosphatase 7 long form homolog, with product MAGRNLYRLNGVAHIAGSIGDEPNRCIYNVRRQQNMPMHERIIPYLERAGLYHLARLNSQWFWLDEPLVSAFVERWRPETHTFHMPFGECTVTLQDVAFQLGLPVDGEAVSGCLGEFETYMEGGRPTWEWFEDLFGERPPPNKVKQMTVHFTWFHERFRVLPPDASEETVRIYARAYIMMWSAYLPPNDGKEKRVIRYRLALDRLTARDIVWEPYSALDVLAVVHPEILTEEHSRMWRAVTALIYFAVIEWHQVDRVVPQLGGVQHIPEDALNVDWLHAKDGRGGDRWFLHYYQKWHEHWENRLDAVISIERVADLGPSADYLDWWYR from the exons ATGGCAGGCAGGAACCTGTACCGACTGAACGGTGTTGCGCATATTGCCGGTTCTATTGGTGACGAG CCCAATAGGTGTATATACAATGTGAGGCGGCAACAGAATATGCCCATGCATGAAAGGATCATCCCGTATTTAGAGCGGGCTGGATTGTACCATTTGGCTAGGCTAAATAGCCAATGGTTCTGGTTGGATGAGCCACTCGTTAGTGCGTTCGttgagaggtggcgtcctgagacgcaTACGTTCCACATGCCTTTCGGAGAATGCACAGTGACATTGCAGGACGTGGCATTTCAGCTAGGGCTACCTGTGGATGGGGAGGCTGTGAGTGGTTGCCTTGGTGAGTTTGAGACATACATGGAGGGTGGCCGACCAACTTGGGAGTGGTTTGAGGACCTATTCGGTGAGCGGCCCCCACCGAATAAGGTCAAGCAGATGACAGTACACTTTACATGGTTCCACGAGAGGTTTAGGGTGCTACCACCAGATGCGAGCGAGGAGACTGTCCGCATCTACGCACGGGCCTACATCATGAT GTGGTCTGCCTACTTACCTCCTAATGATGGAAAGGAGAAGAGGGTCATTAGGTATCGGCTTGCATTGGATCGACTGACCGCTCGTGAT ATTGTGTGGGAGCCCTACTCCGCGCTTGATGTACTTGCCGTGGTCCATCCAGAGATACTTACAGAGGAGCACAGTCGCATGTGGCGAGCCGTGACTGCCTTGATATACTTTGCGGTCATCGAGTGGCATCAGGTTGACAGGGTTGTTCCACAGCTGGGTGGAGTACAACATATCCCCGAGGATGCTTTGAACGTAGACTGGCTGCATGCTAAGGACGGTAGGGGTGGCGATAGGTGGTTTCTCCACTACTATCAGAAATGGCATGAGCACTGGGAGAATCGACTTGATGCCGTCATTTCCATTGAGCGAGTGGCAGATCTTGGCCCATCTGCAGATTACCTAGATTGGTGGTACCGATAG